In a single window of the Patescibacteria group bacterium genome:
- the topA gene encoding type I DNA topoisomerase — MGTKLVIVESPTKAKTIAKFLGKGFKVLSSFGHIRDLPKKEIGVDTENGFKPRYVIPTKSRKTVNELKKAASTADEVFFASDEDREGEAIAWHLQETLKVDPKKTRRISFHEITEEALTKAMAEPREIDMKMVDAQQARRILDRLVGYELSPFLWKKVARGLSAGRVQSVVVRLLVEREREILAFKPQEYWSIEALLGKKDAAAEDGFTAKLLRRDGETIDKMALTDAAGAQQIVDAVTGAAWKIASVERKTTFRSPPPPYTTSTLQQDANTKLGFSAKQTMMLAQQLYEGVELGAEGPTGLITYMRTDSVNLADKFIEEARSFIGRTLGADLVPETPRKYKAKSKLAQEAHEAIRPTDAGRRPEDLDGKLDDRQLKLYELIWRRAVASQMTDAELAIVAVDIDVAGPAVYTFRSNGTTVTKKSFMMLYDSEVKEARLPELTEGETLVPREITPKQHFTEPPPFYSEAALVKTLEENGIGRPSTYAPTISTVIDRGYVQKDGKRLRPTELALLVNDLLVKHFPDIVDYKFTAKMEDNLDEIAEGGKDWAPIIADFYGPFKANLKVKETEISKKDVAEQTTDEKCEKCGKPMIIKYGRFGRFLACTGFPACRNSKPLPGTEPGSTEKRTIDEKCPNCGLEMVFRRGRFGEFISCSNYPTCKTTKTILKKIGVTCPGCGQGDMVEKKTRTGKTFYACSRYPECKHAMWSRPTGEACPKCKALLVFAKADVIRCSNKECDFEKKAEK; from the coding sequence ATGGGAACCAAACTCGTCATCGTCGAGTCGCCGACCAAAGCCAAGACCATCGCCAAATTCCTGGGCAAAGGCTTTAAAGTCCTGTCCTCTTTCGGCCACATCCGCGACCTGCCGAAAAAAGAGATCGGCGTCGACACCGAGAACGGCTTCAAGCCGCGCTACGTCATCCCGACCAAATCGCGGAAGACCGTCAACGAACTGAAGAAAGCCGCGAGCACGGCCGACGAGGTCTTCTTCGCTTCCGACGAAGACCGCGAAGGAGAAGCGATCGCCTGGCATCTTCAGGAAACGCTCAAAGTCGATCCGAAAAAGACGCGGCGCATCAGCTTCCACGAGATCACCGAAGAAGCCCTGACCAAGGCTATGGCCGAGCCGCGGGAGATCGACATGAAGATGGTCGACGCCCAGCAGGCCCGCCGCATCCTCGACCGCCTCGTCGGTTATGAGCTCTCCCCTTTCCTCTGGAAGAAGGTCGCCCGCGGCCTCTCGGCCGGACGCGTCCAATCCGTGGTCGTGCGTCTGCTCGTCGAACGGGAGCGCGAGATCCTGGCTTTCAAGCCGCAGGAATACTGGTCGATCGAAGCCTTGCTCGGGAAGAAAGACGCCGCGGCCGAAGACGGTTTCACGGCCAAATTGCTGCGCCGCGACGGGGAAACGATCGACAAGATGGCCCTGACCGACGCCGCGGGCGCGCAGCAGATCGTCGACGCCGTGACCGGCGCCGCCTGGAAGATCGCTTCGGTCGAGCGCAAGACAACCTTCCGCAGCCCGCCGCCGCCTTACACCACCTCGACCTTGCAGCAGGACGCCAACACCAAGCTCGGCTTCTCGGCCAAACAAACGATGATGCTCGCCCAGCAGCTCTACGAAGGCGTGGAACTCGGCGCCGAGGGTCCGACCGGTCTCATCACCTACATGCGCACCGACTCGGTCAACCTGGCCGATAAATTCATCGAGGAGGCCCGGTCGTTCATCGGCCGGACGCTCGGAGCCGACCTGGTGCCGGAAACGCCCCGGAAATACAAAGCCAAGTCCAAACTCGCCCAGGAAGCGCACGAAGCCATCCGCCCGACCGACGCCGGACGCCGGCCGGAGGACCTGGACGGCAAGCTTGACGACCGCCAACTGAAACTCTACGAACTGATCTGGCGGCGCGCCGTAGCCTCGCAGATGACCGACGCCGAACTCGCCATAGTGGCGGTGGACATCGACGTCGCCGGTCCGGCGGTCTACACTTTCCGCTCGAACGGCACGACGGTCACGAAGAAAAGCTTCATGATGCTCTACGACTCCGAGGTCAAAGAAGCGCGGCTGCCCGAACTAACCGAAGGTGAAACGCTCGTACCGCGCGAGATCACGCCGAAGCAGCATTTCACCGAACCGCCGCCTTTCTACTCCGAGGCCGCCCTGGTCAAGACTCTCGAAGAGAACGGCATCGGCCGCCCTTCGACATACGCTCCGACCATCTCGACGGTCATCGACCGCGGCTACGTCCAAAAAGACGGCAAGCGCCTACGCCCGACCGAACTGGCACTGCTCGTGAATGACCTGCTCGTGAAACATTTCCCGGACATCGTCGACTACAAATTCACGGCGAAAATGGAAGACAACCTCGACGAGATCGCCGAGGGCGGCAAGGACTGGGCGCCGATCATCGCCGACTTCTACGGTCCGTTCAAAGCCAACCTGAAGGTCAAAGAGACCGAGATCTCCAAGAAAGATGTCGCTGAACAGACGACCGACGAGAAATGCGAGAAATGCGGTAAACCGATGATCATCAAGTACGGCCGCTTCGGCCGCTTCCTGGCCTGCACCGGCTTCCCGGCCTGCCGCAACTCTAAACCGCTTCCCGGCACTGAACCGGGCTCGACCGAGAAACGGACCATCGACGAGAAATGCCCGAATTGCGGGCTGGAGATGGTCTTCCGCCGCGGCCGCTTCGGCGAATTCATCAGCTGTTCCAACTATCCGACCTGCAAGACGACCAAGACCATCCTGAAGAAGATCGGGGTGACCTGCCCGGGCTGCGGCCAGGGCGACATGGTCGAAAAGAAGACCCGGACCGGCAAGACCTTCTACGCCTGCTCGCGCTATCCAGAGTGCAAACACGCCATGTGGTCGCGGCCGACCGGCGAGGCGTGTCCGAAATGCAAGGCCCTGCTGGTCTTCGCCAAAGCCGATGTCATCCGCTGCTCGAACAAGGAATGCGATTTTGAAAAGAAAGCCGAAAAATAG
- a CDS encoding RelA/SpoT family protein, translating to MRISPDNLINRIKAYNPQADVDMVRLAFEYAEAAHAGQKRLSNEPYILHSLRTAEILGDMKLPVPIVIAGLLHDVPEDTEVTLADIQKNFGDDVASMVAGITKLGKIKYRGIDRYVENLRKMFVAMASDVRVILIKFADRIHNLETLAALPPAKRLRIALESLEIYSPIAGRLGMYQIKSRIEDLAFKHAMPKEYEWVRDLTQRAIKIRKNYIEKIRLLMADELKKANVPVLSIEGRVKHPYSLYLKLLKYDRDIARIHDLIALRIILPVVGDCYAALGIIHQLWKPLKGRIKDYIAVPKPNGYKSLHTTVFCEDGEIVEFQIRTQQMHDEAERGIYAHWQYDEDGKRASAAVRRQLAWVQELAGLQTDVDGEDAPLESLESLKIDVFQNRIFVFTPSGDVIDLPEGATPVDFAYAIHSQIGDTCVGARINDQIISLDTRLSSGDVCEIITDKNRKSPNPDWLSFVKTGCARNHIRSMAKTKLARWLKETSHENEAEEAHDQSKKTPPKSASSKNR from the coding sequence ATGCGCATCAGTCCCGACAACCTGATCAACCGGATCAAAGCCTATAATCCGCAAGCCGACGTTGACATGGTCCGGCTGGCTTTCGAATACGCCGAAGCCGCCCACGCCGGCCAGAAACGCCTCTCGAACGAACCCTACATCCTCCATTCGCTCCGCACGGCCGAGATCCTGGGCGACATGAAGCTGCCCGTGCCGATCGTGATCGCCGGTCTCCTGCATGACGTGCCGGAAGACACCGAAGTCACGCTCGCGGATATCCAGAAGAACTTCGGCGACGACGTCGCGTCGATGGTCGCCGGCATCACCAAGCTCGGCAAGATCAAGTACCGCGGCATCGACCGCTACGTGGAGAACCTGCGCAAGATGTTCGTGGCCATGGCTTCGGACGTGCGGGTCATCCTGATCAAATTCGCGGACCGCATCCACAACCTGGAGACCCTCGCCGCCCTGCCGCCGGCCAAGCGCCTGCGGATCGCGCTCGAGTCGCTCGAGATCTACTCCCCCATCGCCGGCCGGCTCGGCATGTACCAGATCAAGAGCCGCATCGAGGACCTGGCTTTCAAGCACGCTATGCCCAAGGAATACGAGTGGGTCCGCGATCTCACCCAGCGCGCGATCAAGATCAGGAAGAACTACATCGAGAAGATCCGCCTGCTCATGGCCGACGAACTGAAAAAAGCCAACGTGCCGGTCCTGAGCATCGAGGGCCGGGTCAAGCACCCCTATAGCCTCTACCTCAAGCTGCTCAAATACGACCGCGACATCGCCCGGATCCACGATCTCATCGCGCTCCGGATCATCCTGCCGGTCGTCGGCGACTGCTACGCCGCGCTCGGCATCATCCACCAGCTCTGGAAACCGCTCAAAGGACGGATCAAGGATTACATCGCCGTCCCGAAACCGAACGGCTACAAGTCGCTGCACACCACCGTCTTCTGCGAGGACGGCGAAATCGTCGAATTCCAGATCCGCACCCAGCAGATGCACGACGAAGCGGAACGCGGCATCTACGCCCACTGGCAGTATGACGAGGACGGCAAGCGGGCTTCGGCCGCCGTGCGCCGCCAGCTCGCCTGGGTCCAGGAACTGGCCGGTCTGCAGACGGACGTGGACGGCGAGGACGCCCCGCTCGAGTCCCTCGAATCGCTGAAGATCGACGTCTTCCAGAACCGCATCTTCGTCTTCACGCCCAGCGGCGACGTCATCGATCTGCCGGAAGGCGCCACGCCGGTCGATTTCGCCTACGCTATCCACTCGCAGATCGGCGACACCTGCGTCGGCGCGCGCATCAACGACCAGATCATCAGCCTCGACACCCGACTGTCCTCCGGCGACGTCTGCGAGATCATCACCGACAAGAACCGCAAGAGCCCGAATCCGGACTGGCTCAGTTTCGTGAAGACCGGCTGCGCCCGGAACCATATCCGCAGCATGGCCAAAACCAAACTGGCCCGCTGGCTCAAAGAGACCAGCCATGAAAACGAGGCCGAGGAAGCCCACGACCAGTCCAAAAAAACGCCGCCGAAGTCCGCCTCGTCCAAGAACCGCTGA
- a CDS encoding ParB/RepB/Spo0J family partition protein, producing MSKKSSGLGRGLGSLIPPKIERPAAETAVISSSSGPRGENQILHVPVSQIVANPQQPRSVFRHRELEELTNSIREHGIIQPLVVSPLSGGGYELIAGERRLRAAKLLNLPFVPVIVRSAAAREKLLLALIENVQRQDLSAIEEAVAYSKLAEEFGLTQEGIAQKVGKARSTVANTLRLLELPPEIQQAIGTGELSAGNARAILGLKDDKARLAYFRKIMGKKTTTREAEAGVRKSSGGGQRQDPAIAAAEEQIRNVLGAKVEIKKRGAKGSIMMSFYSEEEYQALVEKLQGRR from the coding sequence ATGAGCAAGAAATCATCCGGACTCGGACGCGGCTTGGGGTCATTGATTCCGCCCAAGATCGAGCGGCCAGCGGCGGAAACAGCCGTCATATCTTCATCGTCCGGACCGCGCGGCGAGAATCAGATCCTGCATGTGCCGGTCTCGCAGATCGTCGCCAACCCGCAGCAGCCGCGGTCGGTCTTCCGGCACCGCGAACTTGAGGAACTGACCAATTCGATCCGCGAGCACGGTATCATCCAGCCGCTCGTGGTTTCGCCCCTGAGCGGCGGCGGTTACGAACTCATCGCCGGCGAGCGGCGTTTGCGCGCGGCCAAACTCCTCAATCTGCCTTTCGTGCCGGTCATCGTCCGTTCGGCCGCGGCCCGGGAAAAACTGTTATTGGCCCTGATCGAGAACGTCCAGCGCCAGGATCTGAGTGCGATCGAAGAGGCGGTCGCTTATTCCAAGCTGGCCGAGGAATTCGGGCTTACCCAGGAAGGGATCGCCCAGAAGGTCGGCAAGGCCAGGTCCACGGTCGCGAACACTCTGCGCCTGCTCGAATTGCCGCCGGAGATCCAGCAAGCCATCGGCACCGGGGAGCTGTCGGCCGGCAATGCCCGCGCCATTCTCGGACTCAAGGACGACAAGGCCCGTCTGGCGTATTTCCGCAAGATCATGGGCAAGAAGACGACGACGCGCGAGGCTGAGGCCGGGGTCCGCAAGAGTTCCGGCGGCGGCCAGCGCCAGGATCCCGCGATCGCCGCGGCCGAGGAACAGATCCGGAACGTCCTGGGGGCCAAGGTCGAGATCAAGAAGCGCGGCGCCAAGGGTTCGATCATGATGTCTTTCTACTCCGAAGAGGAATATCAGGCTTTGGTGGAAAAGTTGCAGGGCCGCCGCTGA
- a CDS encoding AAA family ATPase, producing MAYIISVVNQKGGVGKTTTAVNLAAYLALRGKFVLLVDLDPQSNATSGLGVEHRSLERGIYEALIGTAVFKDVVVPTKTEGLKMAPSTANLAGAAVELVDLERREFRLADALLAVRNDYDYVIIDCPPSLGLLTVNGLTAADRVLIPVQAEYYALEGLSQLLGTIDLVRNSLRPDLEVMGAVLTMFDPRNKLANDVLGELQKFFPNKIFRSVIPRNVRLAEAPSYGQPIAHYDPWSKGAKAYESLAQEVLELESSI from the coding sequence ATGGCCTACATCATATCAGTGGTCAATCAAAAAGGTGGTGTCGGCAAGACGACGACCGCGGTCAATCTGGCGGCTTATTTGGCGCTTCGCGGCAAGTTCGTCCTTCTCGTGGATCTGGACCCGCAATCGAACGCGACCTCTGGTTTGGGCGTCGAACATCGGTCGCTGGAGCGCGGGATCTACGAGGCCTTGATCGGCACGGCGGTGTTCAAGGATGTGGTCGTGCCAACCAAAACCGAGGGTCTTAAAATGGCGCCGTCAACGGCGAATCTGGCTGGAGCAGCTGTCGAACTCGTCGACCTCGAGCGCCGCGAATTCCGTCTGGCTGACGCGCTTTTGGCCGTGCGTAACGATTACGATTACGTCATCATCGATTGTCCGCCGTCCCTGGGTTTGCTGACGGTGAACGGACTCACCGCCGCTGATCGGGTGCTGATCCCGGTGCAGGCGGAATATTACGCTCTGGAAGGTCTGAGCCAGCTCTTGGGCACCATCGATCTCGTCCGGAACAGTCTGCGTCCGGATCTCGAGGTCATGGGCGCGGTCCTCACGATGTTCGATCCGCGCAACAAACTGGCTAATGATGTCCTGGGCGAATTGCAGAAATTTTTTCCCAACAAGATTTTCCGTTCCGTCATCCCGCGCAACGTCCGCCTGGCCGAGGCGCCGAGCTATGGCCAGCCCATCGCGCATTACGATCCCTGGTCCAAAGGGGCCAAGGCCTATGAAAGTCTCGCCCAGGAGGTCCTGGAATTAGAGTCTTCGATCTGA